In Leisingera sp. NJS204, the following are encoded in one genomic region:
- a CDS encoding nucleoside hydrolase, with product MAPRKIIIDTDPGQDDAVAILLALASPEDLDLLGITCVAGNVPLALTSKNARIACEAAGKTHVPVYAGSKAPLCRPLITAEHVHGQTGLDGPTLWEPDMPLAEGHGVDFIIDTLRREPAGTVTLCTLGPLTNIAAAFNRAPDIIERVQDVVMMGGAYFEVGNITPAAEFNIYVDPEAAEILFRSGAPITVMPLDVTHKVLATRPRIEAIRALNSRVGSFTADMLDFFERFDVEKYGSEGGPLHDPCVIAWLLQPGLFAGRHVNVEIETRSELTLGMTVADWWGVTGRKPNALFIGDADADGFFKLLTERLARL from the coding sequence ATGGCACCGAGAAAAATCATCATCGACACCGATCCCGGACAGGATGATGCAGTGGCCATCCTGCTGGCGCTGGCCAGCCCCGAAGACCTGGATCTGCTTGGCATCACCTGTGTCGCAGGCAATGTGCCGCTTGCGCTTACCAGCAAGAACGCCCGAATTGCCTGCGAAGCTGCAGGCAAGACGCATGTGCCGGTTTACGCGGGCAGCAAGGCGCCGCTTTGCCGGCCGCTGATCACCGCCGAACATGTGCACGGCCAAACCGGCCTCGACGGGCCAACGCTGTGGGAGCCGGACATGCCGCTTGCCGAAGGGCACGGCGTCGATTTCATCATCGACACCCTGCGCCGGGAGCCTGCAGGCACTGTCACCCTCTGCACGCTGGGGCCGCTCACGAACATTGCCGCCGCCTTCAACCGGGCGCCCGACATCATTGAACGGGTGCAGGACGTCGTGATGATGGGCGGCGCTTATTTCGAGGTCGGCAACATAACCCCGGCGGCTGAATTCAACATTTACGTCGACCCGGAAGCCGCTGAAATCCTGTTCAGATCCGGCGCGCCGATCACCGTGATGCCGCTGGACGTGACGCATAAGGTGCTGGCCACCAGACCCCGCATCGAAGCAATCCGCGCCCTGAATTCCCGCGTGGGCAGCTTCACCGCAGATATGCTCGATTTTTTCGAACGCTTCGATGTGGAAAAATACGGCTCCGAAGGCGGCCCGCTGCATGACCCCTGTGTCATTGCCTGGCTGTTGCAGCCCGGCCTGTTCGCCGGCCGTCATGTGAATGTCGAGATCGAAACACGTTCCGAACTCACCCTTGGCATGACCGTCGCCGACTGGTGGGGCGTCACCGGCCGAAAACCCAATGCCCTGTTTATCGGCGATGCCGACGCGGACGGTTTCTTTAAACTTCTGACCGAAAGGCTCGCCCGACTATGA
- a CDS encoding GNAT family N-acetyltransferase produces MSAALHLAKPEHLDRVLALVAAFHAESGLETTEDHRRAGVEPLLNGHPYGAVYLIGPTRAPIGYIVITFGWSVEFGGMDGFVDELYIRPAVRGRGVATEVLTELPKTLATAGLRALHLEVDRENETARRLYLRTRFKPRDSYMLMTKEM; encoded by the coding sequence ATGAGCGCCGCCCTGCATCTTGCCAAGCCTGAACACCTGGACCGGGTGCTGGCGCTGGTTGCCGCTTTCCATGCCGAATCCGGCCTGGAGACAACCGAGGACCACCGCCGCGCCGGGGTTGAGCCGCTGCTGAACGGGCACCCTTACGGCGCGGTCTACCTGATCGGCCCGACCCGCGCGCCGATCGGCTATATCGTCATCACCTTTGGCTGGTCGGTGGAATTCGGCGGCATGGACGGCTTTGTGGATGAACTGTACATCCGCCCCGCGGTGCGCGGCCGCGGCGTTGCCACCGAGGTGCTGACCGAACTGCCGAAAACCCTGGCCACGGCTGGATTGCGTGCCCTGCATCTGGAGGTGGACCGTGAAAACGAGACCGCCCGGCGGCTCTATCTGCGCACCCGGTTTAAGCCGCGCGACAGCTACATGCTGATGACCAAGGAGATGTAA
- a CDS encoding MEKHLA domain-containing protein: MMQTPSPKNSYQTAHADLLLTSFAQATDRPLLEGADAEALYRAPFPVLSHNTAADPVLTYGNLAAQRLWEMGWEKLTAMPSRLTAEPAHRGQRDAMFAEMRAKGFISNYTGVRISALGRRFEIRNAIIWPLLGADGSKLGEAATFRDFAFL; the protein is encoded by the coding sequence ATGATGCAGACACCCTCTCCGAAAAACAGCTATCAAACCGCCCACGCGGACCTGCTGCTGACGTCCTTTGCCCAGGCCACCGACCGCCCGCTGCTGGAGGGGGCGGATGCCGAGGCGCTGTACCGTGCGCCTTTCCCGGTGCTGTCGCACAACACTGCCGCCGATCCGGTGCTGACCTATGGCAATCTGGCGGCGCAGCGCTTGTGGGAGATGGGCTGGGAGAAGCTGACAGCCATGCCGTCGCGGCTGACGGCGGAGCCTGCACACCGCGGCCAGCGGGACGCGATGTTCGCTGAGATGCGCGCAAAGGGCTTTATCAGCAATTACACAGGCGTGCGGATCAGTGCCCTGGGGCGGCGGTTCGAGATCCGCAATGCTATCATCTGGCCCTTGCTGGGGGCGGATGGGAGTAAACTGGGTGAGGCGGCGACGTTCCGCGACTTTGCTTTTCTCTAG
- a CDS encoding DUF6998 domain-containing protein → MGVFLNLPEAVKTLFEARAKLEDEFAGSGLKFTLDGKLVGDIGEAIASRAFGLKITANNSPGIDATIADGRTVQIKATGDPKGAAHFRPHNTGADFLIVLLLDYKKLKAEIVYNGPEACVRTHLNENTNFASQRPVSLRQLRVMQEKNTASAQLPLVRYTAA, encoded by the coding sequence ATGGGCGTATTTTTGAACCTGCCTGAAGCGGTGAAAACTCTATTCGAAGCACGGGCAAAGCTGGAAGATGAATTCGCGGGTTCAGGTTTGAAGTTTACTCTGGATGGCAAGCTTGTAGGCGACATCGGAGAAGCAATCGCCTCCCGCGCCTTTGGTCTCAAAATCACGGCCAACAATAGTCCGGGTATCGATGCGACGATAGCCGACGGAAGGACTGTTCAGATCAAGGCAACTGGGGACCCTAAAGGAGCGGCACATTTTCGACCGCATAACACTGGTGCCGATTTTCTTATTGTCCTGTTGCTTGACTATAAAAAGCTGAAGGCCGAAATCGTTTACAACGGGCCGGAGGCGTGTGTCCGTACCCATTTGAATGAGAACACCAACTTTGCGAGCCAGCGCCCGGTGTCTTTGCGGCAGCTGCGGGTGATGCAGGAAAAGAACACCGCTTCTGCTCAATTGCCATTGGTCAGATACACAGCCGCGTGA
- the eno gene encoding phosphopyruvate hydratase yields the protein MSTIIDIHAREILDSRGNPTVEVDVILEDGTMGRAAVPSGASTGAYEAVEKRDGDKSRYLGKGVLEAVAAVNGEIAEELVGFDACEQVAVDMAMIELDGTENKARLGANAILGVSMAVAKAAADFTTQPLYRYIGGTSARVLPVPMMNIINGGEHADNPIDIQEFMIMPVAAENIRDAVRMGSEVFHTLKKELSAAGLSTGIGDEGGFAPNIASTREALDFVLKSIEKAGYKPGEEIHLALDCAATEYYKDGKYVLSGEGKTLSSEENVAYLAALVNDYPIISIEDGMGEDDWDGWKALTQEIGDKVQLVGDDLFVTNPARLAEGIERGCANSMLVKVNQIGTLTETLKAVDMAHRARYTNVMSHRSGETEDATIADLAVATNCGQIKTGSLARSDRLAKYNQLIRIEEMLGEVAEYAGRSILKR from the coding sequence ATGAGCACCATTATCGACATTCACGCCCGTGAGATTCTCGACAGCCGGGGCAACCCGACGGTTGAGGTCGACGTGATCCTGGAAGACGGCACAATGGGCCGCGCCGCCGTGCCTTCGGGCGCCTCGACCGGCGCCTATGAGGCAGTAGAGAAGCGCGACGGCGACAAATCCCGTTACCTCGGAAAAGGCGTGCTGGAAGCGGTCGCCGCAGTGAACGGCGAGATCGCCGAGGAGCTGGTCGGCTTTGACGCCTGCGAGCAGGTCGCCGTGGATATGGCGATGATCGAGCTGGACGGCACCGAGAACAAAGCCCGCCTGGGCGCCAACGCGATCCTGGGCGTGTCGATGGCGGTGGCCAAGGCTGCGGCCGATTTCACCACCCAGCCGCTGTACCGCTATATCGGCGGCACTTCGGCGCGGGTGCTGCCGGTGCCGATGATGAACATCATCAACGGCGGTGAGCACGCCGACAACCCGATCGACATTCAGGAATTCATGATCATGCCGGTGGCCGCGGAGAACATCCGCGACGCGGTGCGCATGGGGTCAGAAGTGTTCCACACCCTGAAGAAAGAGCTGTCGGCGGCGGGTCTTTCGACCGGTATCGGCGACGAGGGCGGCTTTGCCCCCAACATTGCCTCGACCCGCGAAGCGCTTGACTTCGTTCTGAAATCGATTGAGAAGGCGGGTTATAAGCCGGGTGAGGAAATCCATCTGGCGCTGGATTGCGCGGCGACCGAGTATTACAAGGACGGTAAATACGTGCTGTCCGGCGAAGGCAAAACCCTGTCGTCCGAGGAAAACGTGGCCTACCTGGCGGCGCTGGTGAACGACTATCCGATCATTTCGATCGAAGACGGCATGGGCGAAGACGACTGGGACGGCTGGAAGGCCCTGACCCAGGAGATCGGCGACAAGGTGCAGCTGGTGGGCGACGACCTGTTTGTGACCAACCCGGCGCGCCTGGCCGAGGGCATCGAGCGCGGCTGCGCCAACTCGATGCTGGTGAAGGTGAACCAGATCGGCACCCTGACCGAGACCCTGAAGGCGGTCGATATGGCGCATCGTGCGCGCTACACCAACGTGATGTCGCACCGTTCGGGCGAGACCGAGGACGCGACCATTGCCGACCTCGCCGTCGCCACCAACTGCGGCCAGATCAAGACCGGCTCGCTGGCGCGCTCTGACCGGCTCGCCAAGTACAACCAGCTGATCCGGATTGAGGAAATGCTGGGCGAAGTGGCCGAATACGCAGGCCGTTCGATCCTGAAGCGCTGA
- a CDS encoding DMT family transporter, producing MNNLHGILLVIASMAFFTLEDMFIKRLSATLPVGQILVFLGLGSGLVFAVMAKMQGHRLMAARAWRKKPVMRAAMEAVSAMGFASALALVDISTVAAVFQATPLVITMGAALFLKEDVGWRRWLAICVGFAGVLLIIRPGLDGFEPAALLVVVAVLGVAARDLMTRTMDSGVPSTVLSFQAFMAVIPAGVLLLIFTPGDAQALAGGEWMMMAGGVLFGVLGYYGIVTATRVGDASAVTPFRYTRLLFSILAGVIVFGERPDTMTLAGSALIIASGLYTFVREQRLARRARRAAAAAA from the coding sequence ATGAACAACCTGCATGGTATTCTGCTGGTCATTGCCTCAATGGCTTTTTTCACGCTTGAAGACATGTTCATCAAGCGTCTGTCGGCCACTTTGCCGGTGGGGCAGATCCTGGTTTTTCTGGGGCTGGGCAGCGGGCTTGTCTTTGCGGTCATGGCCAAGATGCAAGGGCACCGGCTGATGGCGGCGCGGGCCTGGCGCAAAAAGCCGGTGATGCGGGCCGCCATGGAAGCGGTGTCGGCGATGGGGTTTGCCTCGGCTTTGGCGCTGGTGGATATCTCGACCGTGGCCGCAGTGTTTCAGGCAACGCCTTTGGTGATCACCATGGGGGCGGCGTTGTTTCTGAAGGAGGACGTGGGCTGGCGGCGCTGGCTGGCGATCTGCGTGGGCTTTGCTGGCGTTCTGCTGATCATCCGGCCCGGGCTGGACGGGTTTGAGCCAGCGGCGCTGCTGGTTGTTGTTGCAGTGCTGGGGGTTGCGGCGCGCGATCTGATGACCCGCACAATGGACAGCGGTGTGCCATCAACGGTGTTGAGTTTTCAGGCATTTATGGCGGTCATCCCGGCGGGGGTTTTGCTGCTGATCTTCACACCGGGCGATGCGCAGGCGCTGGCGGGCGGCGAGTGGATGATGATGGCCGGCGGTGTGCTGTTCGGGGTGCTGGGCTATTACGGCATCGTGACGGCGACGCGGGTTGGCGATGCTTCGGCGGTGACGCCGTTCCGCTATACAAGGCTGCTGTTTTCGATCCTTGCAGGCGTCATCGTCTTCGGCGAACGTCCCGATACGATGACCCTGGCCGGGTCGGCGCTGATTATCGCATCCGGTCTTTATACCTTTGTCCGGGAGCAGCGGCTGGCCCGGCGGGCGCGGCGCGCGGCGGCTGCTGCGGCCTGA
- a CDS encoding Fur family transcriptional regulator has protein sequence MPKPIIARCEAKGLRMTGQRRVIAQVLQDSGDHPDVEELYARASAMDAAISIATVYRTVKLFEEAGILERLEFGDGRARYEDAERDHHDHLIDMNTGEVIEFCDPEIEELQERIARKLGYELRGHKLELYGVPRKAE, from the coding sequence ATGCCAAAGCCGATTATCGCCCGTTGCGAAGCCAAGGGGCTGCGCATGACCGGCCAGCGCCGGGTGATTGCCCAGGTGCTTCAGGACAGCGGCGATCACCCGGATGTAGAGGAGCTGTATGCCCGCGCCAGTGCGATGGATGCGGCGATTTCCATCGCCACCGTCTATCGCACGGTGAAGCTGTTCGAGGAGGCGGGCATTCTGGAACGGCTGGAGTTCGGCGACGGGCGCGCGCGGTACGAGGATGCCGAGCGGGATCACCACGACCATCTGATCGATATGAACACCGGCGAGGTGATCGAGTTCTGCGACCCGGAGATCGAGGAACTGCAGGAGCGGATCGCCCGCAAGCTGGGCTATGAGCTGCGCGGGCATAAGCTGGAACTGTACGGGGTGCCGCGCAAGGCGGAGTAG
- a CDS encoding DEAD/DEAH box helicase, whose amino-acid sequence MTEFSTMGLPEKLLTRLQDLGLNDPTPIQARAIPHALNGQDVLGLAQTGTGKTAAFGVPLIAQMMQYGRKPAANTVRGLVLAPTRELANQIAATLKGLTENTPMKVGLVVGGVSINPQISRIAKGTDILVATPGRLIDILDRGALDLGSCDFLVLDEADQMLDLGFIHTLRKIAALLPAERQTMLFSATMPKQMNEIANSYLQSPVRIEVSPPGKAADKVTQSVHFIAKAEKLSLLKELLADHKDERALVFGRTKHGMEKLMKVLDKAGFAAAAIHGNKSQGQRERALAAFKSGDIKVLVATDVAARGLDIPDVKHVYNYELPNVPDAYVHRIGRTARAGKDGAAIAFCSPDEMEELKAIQKVMKTTIPVASGRAWEALPDPAAAGKPGGRPGARRGGGGFGGGKPGGQRRRGGGGSGGQGKPQGASNGQRGGQKQRAR is encoded by the coding sequence GTGACTGAATTTTCGACCATGGGGCTTCCTGAAAAGCTCCTCACCCGGCTCCAGGACCTGGGCCTCAATGACCCCACCCCGATCCAGGCCCGCGCCATTCCGCATGCGCTGAACGGCCAGGACGTTCTGGGTCTCGCGCAGACCGGCACCGGCAAGACCGCCGCATTTGGCGTGCCGCTGATCGCGCAGATGATGCAATACGGCCGCAAGCCCGCTGCCAACACCGTGCGCGGCCTGGTGCTGGCGCCGACCCGCGAACTGGCCAACCAGATCGCAGCGACCCTGAAAGGCCTCACCGAAAACACCCCGATGAAGGTCGGCCTGGTTGTCGGCGGCGTGTCCATCAACCCGCAGATCTCCCGCATCGCCAAGGGCACCGACATCCTGGTTGCCACACCGGGCCGCCTGATTGACATCCTCGATCGCGGCGCACTGGATCTCGGCTCCTGCGACTTCCTGGTGCTGGACGAGGCCGACCAGATGCTGGACCTCGGCTTCATCCACACTCTGCGCAAGATCGCGGCGCTGCTGCCGGCCGAGCGCCAGACCATGCTGTTCTCGGCCACCATGCCCAAGCAGATGAACGAGATCGCCAACTCCTACCTGCAAAGCCCGGTCCGTATCGAAGTCTCGCCTCCGGGCAAAGCCGCCGACAAGGTCACCCAATCGGTGCATTTCATCGCCAAGGCCGAAAAGCTGAGCCTGCTCAAAGAGCTGCTGGCCGACCACAAGGACGAGCGCGCACTGGTCTTCGGCCGCACCAAACACGGCATGGAAAAGCTGATGAAGGTGCTGGACAAGGCAGGCTTTGCCGCCGCTGCCATTCACGGCAACAAATCCCAGGGCCAGCGCGAGCGCGCCCTTGCCGCCTTTAAATCCGGCGACATCAAGGTTCTGGTCGCCACCGATGTGGCCGCCCGAGGGCTGGACATTCCGGACGTGAAACACGTCTACAACTACGAGCTGCCCAATGTGCCGGACGCCTATGTGCACCGTATCGGCCGCACCGCGCGCGCGGGCAAGGATGGCGCTGCCATCGCCTTTTGCTCACCGGATGAAATGGAAGAGCTGAAGGCGATCCAGAAGGTGATGAAAACCACCATCCCCGTCGCCTCGGGCCGCGCCTGGGAGGCTTTGCCGGATCCGGCAGCGGCCGGCAAACCCGGCGGCCGTCCTGGCGCACGCCGCGGCGGCGGCGGTTTCGGCGGCGGCAAACCCGGCGGCCAGCGCCGCCGCGGCGGCGGTGGCTCGGGCGGCCAAGGCAAGCCCCAGGGCGCAAGCAACGGCCAGCGCGGCGGCCAAAAACAGCGCGCGCGCTAA
- a CDS encoding endonuclease/exonuclease/phosphatase family protein, translated as MPNQPPQDTLRIATYNIQKCIGLDLRRRPERVLQVIAGLAADVVVLQEADKRLPPRPAALPHFLVAETGWQAADLGGAGSLGWHGNAVLFRNGVVLQAKGHIVLPGLEPRGAVWVQLKTVLGPVRVIGAHLGLTGRARREQMRALAHAAKREDSAVVLAGDFNEWSRGAVLEHITPALTFLPPKASFPALRPLGALDRIAYCKRLKAVAHGVHGARPAHIASDHLPVWADLQAV; from the coding sequence ATGCCCAATCAACCGCCGCAGGATACGCTGCGGATTGCCACTTACAATATTCAGAAATGTATCGGCCTGGACCTGCGCCGCCGGCCTGAGCGTGTCTTGCAGGTGATCGCCGGACTGGCTGCGGACGTGGTGGTGCTGCAGGAGGCTGACAAGCGCTTGCCGCCGCGGCCCGCGGCGCTGCCGCATTTTCTGGTCGCGGAAACCGGCTGGCAGGCGGCGGACCTGGGCGGCGCGGGGTCCCTGGGCTGGCACGGCAATGCGGTGCTGTTCCGGAATGGCGTGGTGCTGCAGGCCAAAGGCCATATCGTTTTGCCGGGGCTGGAGCCGCGCGGCGCGGTCTGGGTTCAGCTGAAGACGGTTTTGGGGCCGGTGCGGGTGATTGGCGCGCATCTGGGGCTGACGGGACGGGCGCGGCGTGAACAGATGCGTGCCTTGGCCCATGCGGCAAAGCGCGAGGACAGCGCGGTGGTGCTGGCGGGGGATTTCAATGAGTGGTCGCGGGGGGCGGTGCTGGAGCATATCACTCCGGCGCTGACTTTCCTGCCGCCCAAGGCGAGCTTTCCGGCGCTGCGGCCCCTGGGGGCACTGGATCGGATTGCGTATTGCAAGCGGTTGAAAGCCGTTGCGCATGGGGTGCATGGTGCCCGGCCTGCGCATATTGCCTCGGACCATTTGCCGGTCTGGGCGGATTTGCAGGCGGTGTGA
- a CDS encoding protein adenylyltransferase SelO has product MAFTFPFDNTYAALPGQFYSKLAPQAVKAPRLIAFNEDLARLMRISPGEAAEMAAVFGGNLVPEGADPLAQLYAGHQFGTYNPQLGDGRAILLGETVGADGKRRDVQLKGSGRTPYSRSGDGRAWLGPVLREYVVSEAMHALGIPTTRALAAVETGETVWREGGLPGAVLTRVASSHLRVGTFQIFAARGDKHSLRQLTDYAIARHYPNADGAMGLLRAVRDAQAKLIAAWMGVGFIHGVMNTDNSAISGETIDYGPCAFMDVYHPHTVFSSIDRGRRYAYANQPDIAVWNLAQLATALIQQLDDPQAGVEEATEIVHAMPQLTEDAWLTRFRAKLGITSAQEDDLELVTGLLERMAENQSDFTNSFRALAAGTARGQFTDPAAYDSWAEGWQARLADEPDPQAVMQAANPAFIPRNHRIEEIIAGAVAGDYALFHRLNAVLASPYADKPEHTDLQRPPAPEEVVQATFCGT; this is encoded by the coding sequence ATGGCTTTCACGTTCCCCTTCGATAACACATATGCTGCCCTGCCGGGGCAGTTCTACTCCAAACTGGCGCCGCAGGCGGTGAAGGCGCCGAGGCTGATTGCTTTCAACGAGGATCTGGCCCGGCTGATGCGCATAAGCCCGGGTGAGGCGGCAGAGATGGCGGCGGTCTTTGGTGGCAATCTGGTGCCGGAAGGGGCTGATCCGCTGGCGCAGCTTTACGCCGGGCACCAGTTCGGCACTTATAATCCGCAGCTTGGCGACGGGCGGGCAATCCTACTGGGCGAGACGGTGGGAGCCGACGGTAAGCGCCGGGATGTCCAGCTGAAAGGCTCCGGGCGCACACCCTATTCCCGCAGCGGCGATGGCCGTGCCTGGCTGGGCCCGGTGCTGCGGGAATATGTGGTGAGCGAGGCAATGCATGCGCTTGGCATCCCGACCACCCGCGCGCTGGCGGCGGTTGAGACGGGCGAGACTGTCTGGCGCGAAGGGGGATTGCCCGGTGCGGTTCTGACCCGGGTGGCCTCCAGCCATCTGCGGGTGGGGACGTTTCAGATCTTCGCGGCGCGCGGCGACAAACACAGCCTGCGGCAGCTGACGGACTATGCGATTGCCCGCCATTACCCGAATGCGGATGGAGCCATGGGCCTGCTGAGGGCGGTGCGCGATGCGCAGGCCAAGCTGATTGCAGCCTGGATGGGCGTGGGCTTTATCCACGGGGTGATGAACACTGACAATTCCGCGATTTCGGGCGAGACAATCGACTATGGCCCTTGCGCCTTTATGGACGTCTACCACCCGCATACGGTGTTCTCGTCTATCGACCGCGGGCGGCGGTATGCCTATGCCAACCAGCCCGATATTGCAGTGTGGAACCTGGCGCAGCTGGCCACTGCGCTGATCCAGCAGCTGGACGACCCGCAGGCAGGCGTCGAGGAAGCCACGGAAATCGTTCATGCGATGCCGCAGCTGACCGAGGACGCTTGGCTGACCCGGTTCCGTGCCAAGCTGGGGATCACTTCGGCGCAGGAAGATGACCTGGAGCTGGTCACTGGCCTGTTGGAGCGGATGGCGGAAAACCAAAGCGATTTCACCAATAGTTTCAGGGCGCTGGCGGCGGGCACGGCGCGCGGTCAATTCACCGATCCAGCGGCATATGACAGCTGGGCCGAAGGCTGGCAGGCGCGGCTGGCGGATGAGCCGGACCCGCAAGCGGTGATGCAGGCCGCCAATCCGGCCTTCATCCCGCGCAACCACCGCATCGAAGAGATAATTGCGGGCGCTGTGGCGGGAGACTATGCGCTGTTTCACCGGCTGAACGCAGTTCTGGCCAGCCCTTATGCGGACAAGCCGGAACACACAGACCTGCAGCGTCCGCCAGCGCCGGAGGAAGTGGTGCAGGCGACTTTCTGCGGAACCTGA
- a CDS encoding cupin domain-containing protein, giving the protein MTADQIIEHLGLQPHPEGGWYRETWRAGNEGRPAGTCIYFLLKEGENSHWHRVDATEIWLFHAGAPLVLSVAETREGPAQDHILTPDLTKGAPQQIVPEGHWQAARTTGDCTLVSCTVSPGFQFEGFELAAPGFDIPRG; this is encoded by the coding sequence GTGACGGCAGATCAGATCATTGAACATTTGGGCTTGCAGCCGCACCCCGAAGGCGGATGGTACCGGGAAACCTGGCGGGCCGGGAATGAAGGCCGCCCCGCAGGCACCTGTATTTACTTTCTTTTAAAGGAAGGCGAAAACAGCCATTGGCACCGGGTCGATGCAACGGAGATCTGGCTTTTCCACGCCGGTGCACCGCTGGTGCTGTCGGTGGCGGAGACAAGGGAAGGCCCGGCACAGGACCACATACTGACCCCTGATCTGACCAAAGGCGCGCCGCAGCAGATCGTGCCTGAAGGTCACTGGCAGGCGGCTCGCACAACCGGAGACTGCACATTGGTAAGCTGCACCGTCTCGCCCGGTTTCCAGTTCGAAGGATTCGAACTTGCTGCGCCTGGCTTTGACATCCCGCGTGGCTGA
- a CDS encoding fatty acid desaturase: protein MPAPMDHTTLIKSLPPETKASLTTRSDAAGLQHLALYIAALAVCTTGLALQVPFWPLLMLPHGVLLVFLFTLSHECTHQTPFRSKWLNEAAGHFCALAMALPFVWFRYFHLAHHKFTNDPERDPELEQGPRPETIPQWLKYLSGWGYWRGMAGTLWRNAFGTIDAPYLPERRHAHMRLESRVLLSVYTAALLTLLVSPLVLRLWLVPLLIGQPFLRAYLLAEHGLCPPVANMLENSRTTFTNRLVRFLAWNMPYHAEHHAFPNVPFHQLPAFHAITQAHLKSASGGYAEFTSDYLRQISR, encoded by the coding sequence ATGCCTGCACCTATGGATCACACCACCCTTATCAAGTCGCTGCCGCCGGAGACCAAAGCGTCCTTGACCACCCGTTCCGATGCTGCGGGGCTGCAGCATCTTGCGCTGTACATTGCCGCTTTGGCTGTCTGCACCACGGGCCTTGCGCTGCAAGTGCCCTTCTGGCCGCTTCTGATGCTGCCGCACGGGGTGTTGCTGGTCTTCCTGTTCACCCTCAGCCACGAATGCACCCACCAAACTCCGTTCCGCAGCAAGTGGCTGAACGAGGCCGCCGGCCATTTCTGCGCCCTGGCAATGGCGCTGCCCTTTGTCTGGTTCCGCTACTTTCACCTGGCGCATCACAAGTTCACCAACGACCCCGAACGCGACCCCGAGCTGGAACAAGGGCCGCGCCCGGAGACCATTCCCCAATGGCTGAAATACCTCAGCGGCTGGGGCTATTGGCGCGGCATGGCGGGGACCCTCTGGCGCAACGCCTTTGGCACCATTGATGCGCCGTACCTGCCGGAACGCCGCCACGCGCACATGCGGCTGGAGTCGCGGGTACTGTTGTCCGTCTACACAGCCGCCCTGCTGACCCTGCTGGTGTCACCACTGGTTTTGCGGCTATGGCTTGTGCCGCTGCTGATCGGCCAGCCGTTCCTGCGCGCCTATCTGTTGGCAGAACACGGGCTCTGCCCGCCAGTTGCCAACATGCTGGAAAACTCCCGCACCACCTTCACCAACCGGTTGGTGCGCTTTCTGGCCTGGAATATGCCTTATCATGCCGAGCATCATGCTTTTCCGAATGTGCCTTTCCACCAGCTGCCCGCTTTCCATGCCATCACACAGGCACACCTGAAGTCGGCTTCGGGAGGGTATGCAGAGTTCACATCAGACTACCTCCGGCAGATCTCCCGCTGA